CTGGATTGCGTATACCAAAGGAGCACTCTGCCTCCACGCTGTCAGCGAAAAGTTCATAATTCACATCCTGCATAACCATGTAAGAGCGTTTCAGCCTTTCCTTACGCTCAATCGGCTCGCTTTCCCACAAAAATTGTCCATCGCAGTCTTTGTGAAGCCCACAGAGAGCGCGGGAAAATGTAGTCTTTCCAGCTCCGTTGTGGCCGACCACACCAATCACTTCGCCCTTTCCGGCGGATAGCTCAATGTCATGCAAAATTGTTTGCTTCTTGTAACGGAGCGTCACATTCCGCAGCTCCAATACAGGGGGAGGCGCAGGCAAGTGGGCTTTTGGCGGGAATACCGCCTGTAGATCAACAGCTCGCAGCCCCATGTGTTCACGATCAGGTTCAGATAGCTGCCAAAATTCTTCCGGGGTGTATATTCCTTTGATTTTTCCTTTTTCCAGATAAACAATTCGGTCAGCCAACTCCATCAGGTAGTACAGACGATGTTCCGCTATCAAAACTGTTTTGCCCTGTTTTTTTATCAGCCGCAAATGTTCCTTTAGTTCTTGGATCGAAGTCATATCCAGATTAGAGGATGGTTCATCCAATAGATAAATCTGTGGGTTCATGGCATAAACAGAAGCAAAAGCGATTTTCTGCTTTTCTCCGCCGGACAACTCAAAAATATTCCTGTTCCGTAGCTTTTGAATATGTAAATCTTCAGTTGTCTGCTCTACTCGCTCAGCCAATTTCTTAGGAGGGCGAGCTTCATTTTCAATTCCGAAGGCAATCTCGCTGTCTGTATCAACATTAAAAAACTGCGTCCGTGGATTTTGGAAAACGGAGCCGACCTTAGCGGCAATCTGATACATGGGGATATTGCTGATTTCCTGACCATCTACCAGCACACGGCCATGAAGCTCCCCCTGATAAAACTGAGGGATCAATCCATTCACCAGCCTTGTAATCGTTGTTTTTCCGCACCCGCTGCGGCCACAGAACAGGACGCATTCTCCGTCCGAAATTTTCAAATTGATGTCGCGCAGCCCACCATGTTCCTGCCCCGTATAGGAAAACGATACATTTTCAAACTCAATCAACCGATCACACCTCCTCGCACACATAATTCAAAAATCAGATAAGCTACGGCAACGGCCATGACGCCCCAATCGGAAATTCCGCATTTTATCTGGACAAGACAGGTGCGTGGATTGGGATTTTCAATTCCACGAGTGACAGAAGCAACAGAAAGATCATCCGCCGCTTTTGAAGCTGCCATCAATAAAGGCACATAAATACACTCAACTGTCATGCCCGGATGTGTTAAAAAGCCCGCCAGAGATGGTGAAACATCTCTCATCCGCATAGCGTCTGTGATATAGCGCCAGTCCTCTTGAATAGTTGGAATGTACCGCAGCATAACTGCCATAGGAATTACTAACTTTTTGGGTGCGCGGACACGGTTCATAGCAGACAGGAACTCATTGACTTTTGTAGTAGTCAGAACAATCCCAGCCAAGGTTCCGCACGCATAGACCTTATGAAACAAGCCTAAAAAGGCAATAAACATTGTCCGCAGCGTGCCTGTCATTTCTGCCATGATCCAAACTGTCAGGGCACAGATGACTGCATAAAAGCATACAGCCTTAATGACATATTTCCACTTTCCAAAGAAAGCCCCCAATATCGCAATCAGGATAACAAGGATAAATTGATATGCAAGTGAGGGCGCAAACATGGACGATAAAACACACATAAGAATAAGAAAGAGCTTGGCCCGTGGGTCGAGCCAAAGCTCTTTCTTGTGGCGTTTACCGCTCATGCTGTAATACCTGCTTTTTCAAACTGCTTTTTCAACATTTTGCAGCCTACAAAAGCGCTGATTGCAGATGTAATGATAACAGCAGCAAACATGGCAATCAGGATGCCGGTATTTGCAGTTGCCTGCATGGTGTCGATGTAACTCTGTTCAGTTCCGTTTCCCAGCATGGTCTGTGCCCAGCCGTTGGGGTCAACAAAGAACACGATATATGAACCAGTGCCACCGAGAGAGAACAAGATATAAGACAGGCTGTTGAGTTTTTTGCTTTTGTACTGCCCTGCACCAGCAACAAAGTCCGCGACAATCGCCATGATCATGTAGCCCAATGCAAAAGCCCAGTGCATACCAGTCACGAACCAAATAATACCCATGATAACGCCCATTATAGAAAGGCTCCAACGCTTATGTACTTTTGCAATCAGCAAAAGATAAATGGGGCCAGCAAGCAGCCCACCTCCTGCTGGCATGAAAAAAGTAAGTACAGGATTCGTTGCAAAAAAGACACCGCCCACCAATACAAAAACAAATAACAGCGCAGTAAAAATACCTGTTGTTACAAGGTCTTTCACTGTCAGACCTTTGTTCATAGAATTTACTTGATTACTCATTTTGACCTCCTACCTTTCATTGTCTTGACTCGACAAGTGGTTTGTGATATTCTTCGGTTAGATACCTCTAATCTTCGCCTAATACAATACGCATTTATCGAACAACATTCAATAGGTTCCGGCAATGTTCGTCTGTTCCTTTCAAAAGTTCGTCTAATCGTTGCAAAAAGGAGGCGGTCTGTTTTCATGTCTGAAATTATTGACCAGTTTTATACACCGCTACTGATTGAACACGGTTTTATCCGTGACCCAGACAACCAGCAATATGGGGCATTAGGTGACTGCTGGAAACTTTCTCCCGAAGTTGGAGAAGGCACCTACTGGACTTATGGACAGAAAGACTTATATGATATTAAAATCCATAACTTTTCCTTCCACGAAGATTTCATGTTGGAATGCTCAATGCCGGAATGTCTGAGTATCACTCGGTATGATTCTATTTCCGGGGAGGAATTATCTCCATACCGTAGACTGTCTGCCGGTTGTATCAAAACATTTATTGGAGGCTACGCTCCATACAAGGCTTTGATACATAAAAATATTCCAATCCGTTCGGTTGGGATTGAGATTGCACCGGCATATTATGAGGACTACCTGAAAAAACTGTACCCGGAGGCACAGATCAATCCTGTGGATGCATTTCGGAAGATCGACCAAACATCCGACTTTCCAGAAATGTCACGGTTACTCACAGAAATCAAAGACTATCGCGGGGAAGGGATTGCAGCAAAACTTTTTTATGAGGGTAAAGTTGCAGAAGCTGTTTCAATGGTGGTGGAATATCAGAAGAAACATCCTGATAAACCAGCCCATAAGCTCTCTCAACAGGATATTGAAAATCTCCAAATAGTTGCCGCTTATCTTAGCGATCACTATGCTTTTGATATTCCTCTGGAACGGCTAACACAGATTGCCTGCATGGGAACAACAAAGCTCAAAAGCTGTTTTAAGAAATACTACGACTGCACCATCACGGAATATGTTCAACAGCGGCGCATGAGCCAAGCAGAATATCTGCTGGCATATACAGAGCTGACAGTCGGGCAAGTTGCCCAAACAGTAGGCTATTCCACTTCAAGCCGATTTGCAGAATTATTCCGAAAAAGCACGGGATTGTTGCCATTAGAGTACAGAAAAAACGCACAGCGAAAGTAAAATGAGCGCCAGAGGGAACTCTGGCGCTTGTAAAATTTTTCACCCACATTCTAGTCGGGCTTAGCCATGTGTTGTGGAATATATACGGAATGCATCGTCAATATTCCACTGCTGCTTGCGGTTGTTACCAAGATAGTGAGAGCTCATCTGAACACAAAGTTTCCATTGCCCTTTTTCGTACCTAAACGAAGTAAGATTTCATGTGCATGCTCATCACTGAATTTTTAGAATAATCTGTCCTAGCACGAAAGTAAATATGAATAGTTTCTAATAGTTTTTTAATAATATCCCCTTGTTTCCCGCCATCCTTTTACATACCACCTAATTCCAACATATACCAGTTGCACCAATAATAAGAGAAATAGCATATTGATCGGCAAAACTGTCTTTATCCAATCTCCAAAGTAGATTGCTATTTCCAGGCTTATAAGTGTTACCAGTATGGTAATCATATCCCAACAGCACTTCTTATATAACTCTGCAATCTTTATCTCTATAAATGCTACAAGTATTCCAGCACCCACCAAACATCCACCGCAGATCAGTATTCTTATCAGCCAATATACAATTCCGGCAACGACAGGATTGGATATTCCATTACTAATCTGTGCCATGTTCTTTCCTGTCAGTATAATCCACCCTGCAATGGTCTGTATAAAAGTGGCGATTGTATCAAAGAATACCACGCAATCAGAAATAAATATTTTTGACCGTATCATCTGAAAAAGAGTAGTTGATACGGAATACCATATCAGCAGAAACATCAATGCTTCATACATGGCTGTTTTTGTTTTATATCTGCCTGCCAGTTTTTCTCTCTGCGTATCATACTTTTCCTTGGCTTTCAGATAAGCTGTCAGGTTACAGTTCCCACACTTTTGATAGAGTACCGGCTTTTCAACCGGTATCTCTACTTTTTTCTGATGAGAGAGTGCATAGTCCCGTTCCTGTTCTGCCTGCCTTAGCTTATCTTGACATTCCTCTGTCATGATTTCGGCAGCGTGCGTTTTCTCTTTCTCGCTCTGCAACAATTCTTTTGTTTTCCTCAAGTCGTTCTTTAAGGCTTGAATGTTCCCTGCTCTGTTCTCGCTGTTTAACCTCTCGTTCAAGGTCAGCGATTCGTCGAGCTGCACTTTCAGTTCCTCGATAGTCCGGTCTTTCTGGTCGAGTTCTTCCTGCATCTGCTCCGTCAGCAGTAGCAATTCTTCCAGTTGATCGTCGCTCTTTGAGTTTTCGTATTCTGTCATCTATATCCCTCGCTTTCTCTATCTGCTGTTCAATGTCAGTAATTCGCTGTTCTGTTTCTGCAATAGCCGATTCTCGCTGTTTAATCTCTGTGCTAATTCCTGCCATTGCTGATTTTCGTCTGTGAGTTTCTGTATCTGGTCTGTCTTTTCTTCCAGAAGCATCAACAGTTCTTCTGTATCCGGTAAGATTTGTAGCAGCTCTGACAATTCTTTCTCTAATTGCTGCAATCGTTCTTCCTGCTCCTGAAAGCACATCAGCTTCTCGTCCTTTTCCTGTATCTCCTGAAGCATCTCTGCCATGATATTCTGCTGTTCCTCTATCTGTGTAATCATTGCTTCC
The sequence above is drawn from the Anaerostipes hadrus ATCC 29173 = JCM 17467 genome and encodes:
- a CDS encoding ABC transporter ATP-binding protein, giving the protein MIEFENVSFSYTGQEHGGLRDINLKISDGECVLFCGRSGCGKTTITRLVNGLIPQFYQGELHGRVLVDGQEISNIPMYQIAAKVGSVFQNPRTQFFNVDTDSEIAFGIENEARPPKKLAERVEQTTEDLHIQKLRNRNIFELSGGEKQKIAFASVYAMNPQIYLLDEPSSNLDMTSIQELKEHLRLIKKQGKTVLIAEHRLYYLMELADRIVYLEKGKIKGIYTPEEFWQLSEPDREHMGLRAVDLQAVFPPKAHLPAPPPVLELRNVTLRYKKQTILHDIELSAGKGEVIGVVGHNGAGKTTFSRALCGLHKDCDGQFLWESEPIERKERLKRSYMVMQDVNYELFADSVEAECSFGIRNPDQTLVNATLEELGLTPYRERHPNTLSGGQKQRVAVAVSMICGKDLLVFDEPTSGLDFDSMTQVAGLIQRLSDMGKVIFIVTHDFEFVCRTCSRVLHFDEGEMPDDVPVTMDALPKLRELFSVSDGKER
- a CDS encoding energy-coupling factor transporter transmembrane component T, whose amino-acid sequence is MSGKRHKKELWLDPRAKLFLILMCVLSSMFAPSLAYQFILVILIAILGAFFGKWKYVIKAVCFYAVICALTVWIMAEMTGTLRTMFIAFLGLFHKVYACGTLAGIVLTTTKVNEFLSAMNRVRAPKKLVIPMAVMLRYIPTIQEDWRYITDAMRMRDVSPSLAGFLTHPGMTVECIYVPLLMAASKAADDLSVASVTRGIENPNPRTCLVQIKCGISDWGVMAVAVAYLIFELCVRGGVIG
- a CDS encoding MptD family putative ECF transporter S component; the protein is MSNQVNSMNKGLTVKDLVTTGIFTALLFVFVLVGGVFFATNPVLTFFMPAGGGLLAGPIYLLLIAKVHKRWSLSIMGVIMGIIWFVTGMHWAFALGYMIMAIVADFVAGAGQYKSKKLNSLSYILFSLGGTGSYIVFFVDPNGWAQTMLGNGTEQSYIDTMQATANTGILIAMFAAVIITSAISAFVGCKMLKKQFEKAGITA
- a CDS encoding AraC family transcriptional regulator, producing MSEIIDQFYTPLLIEHGFIRDPDNQQYGALGDCWKLSPEVGEGTYWTYGQKDLYDIKIHNFSFHEDFMLECSMPECLSITRYDSISGEELSPYRRLSAGCIKTFIGGYAPYKALIHKNIPIRSVGIEIAPAYYEDYLKKLYPEAQINPVDAFRKIDQTSDFPEMSRLLTEIKDYRGEGIAAKLFYEGKVAEAVSMVVEYQKKHPDKPAHKLSQQDIENLQIVAAYLSDHYAFDIPLERLTQIACMGTTKLKSCFKKYYDCTITEYVQQRRMSQAEYLLAYTELTVGQVAQTVGYSTSSRFAELFRKSTGLLPLEYRKNAQRK
- a CDS encoding DUF6040 family protein yields the protein MTEECQDKLRQAEQERDYALSHQKKVEIPVEKPVLYQKCGNCNLTAYLKAKEKYDTQREKLAGRYKTKTAMYEALMFLLIWYSVSTTLFQMIRSKIFISDCVVFFDTIATFIQTIAGWIILTGKNMAQISNGISNPVVAGIVYWLIRILICGGCLVGAGILVAFIEIKIAELYKKCCWDMITILVTLISLEIAIYFGDWIKTVLPINMLFLLLLVQLVYVGIRWYVKGWRETRGYY